The DNA sequence CTGCTGCGGGTTTCCGGCTACATTATGCTTGGTTATCTCGTTTTAAAGATCTATGACCTGGCCGGGCGGGGTATGCTAGGCAGGGTCTTTGCCGGCACCCTTGAAGGGAATATGCTGCTGTTGGAGCTGGCCGTCGGTGTGATCATTCCCATCATCATCTGCTTCACTCCTTGGCTCAACAGCCGGCCGGGGCAAATCGCTTTTTGCGCGGCCGCCATCGCCGGGGTGGTCTTAAGCCGCGTGAACGTGGTCTTTACCGGCATGTATCGCACTTTGGGACCCGGATACGTCCCTTCCTGGATGGAATGGGTGATCACCGTCAGCCTGTTTGCGCTGGTCCTCTTGGTTTACTTGTTTGTCATTGAAAACTTCAATATCTTCACCCAATGGGAGAAAAAAGATACCGGCGCCAGAGATGTCAAGCTGCCGGTTTCCCCCAAGGTGGCCGAGTAATTCAAAAATAAGGGCTGCCGGGAGTTTTCCCGGTAGCCCTTCATGGTTATCGGAGGTTCTCCGCCAATCGCTTGGCGATTTCTTTTAAGAAGCCCTCGGTGTTGACCACCGTGATATTGTCCATCTCCGCCAGGGCGGCTAAGTCCTTGGTCATGATGCCTTCCTCAATGGTTTGAATGGAGGCTTTCTCTAAAGCACCGGCAAAGGTTACCAGATCCGGTAGGTTGTCCAGCTCTCCCCTTTTGCGCAGAGCACCGGTCCAGGCAAAGATGGTAGCCATGGAATTGGTGGAGGTCTCTTCCCCTTGCAAGTGCTTGTAATAGTGCCTGGTCACGGTGCCGTGGGCCGCTTCGTATTCAAAATGGCCCTCGGGGGACACCAGCACCGAGGTCATCATGGCCAAGCTGCCGAACGCCGCCACCCGGACAGGGGTTCGACTCCCCTCGCCTCCACCAGACAGAAAGAGCCATCTGTTGAACAATAATCAATAGATGGCCTCACATGGTAGATCACGATGGCATCCGTTCTTGGATGCCGTGTTTCATGCTCGCAAACAACTAGCCGGTTTACACTTCCCGCATGCGTACTGCCACTTCTCTGTTAATGCGCCCCAGTACCGTCACGAGACTCAGTTCGCTCTTTTTCTTTTTCAGACTATCCGCTAGTCGCCCGGCGACATGACAAGCAGAAGTTAAGATAATTCTCGGTACTGGGACCGCTTCAACATCACCGAGGCTGGGAACGTGGTAATCAAAAAGCAGCTCTTGGCTGAAAGTTCGAAGGATACTGGTTGGTAGACCATCAATAAGTATACGCTCCCTTTCCAGCACCAGTTCCTCCACTTCTTTGAGCACCGGCCAAAACAGAGGTGACTTGCCGGCATTATGTCCTCGGACTTCCAATAAGTTCTTAGCTACCAAAAGGGTAACCACTTCATGAGCAACAGCCACCCGCACATTATGTTTTTCAATCCGCTGCAGACCAAAATAATGATTGAACTCCTTGTTCACTTCCCGCTCCAGTTGCTGACGCAGTTCATGGAGTTCCGTCTCGTGAACCCTGTCTCCTTCAGCTAGTTGCAGCTCTTTTAGGTCTTGCCAGGACCGGATCAACACCGCTTTTCTCTTTCCACCGGATTCTTGGCACACGGCAGCCAAAGCTACTACTTCTACCTCTTCTAATTGGGGCACTGGAACCGTCAATTTGGTTATGCAAGTAGGCAGATCATACTGGCTAAAATAATCCAAAACAGCATCGAAGACAGGATCTCCATAGGAAGCAAAATGTACCTTAGCAGTACCGTCAGCCAAGCCTTCTTCGTAAAGTTCCCGTGAAATTGTTAACACAACGTCGGCAGCCACTCCCGGTACACCCGATATTTTCAAACCTTGACGGCCGTTTTGTCCGATTATTTCACACCCCAAGGAACGTAGATGCTCCGATTCCACCAGCGTGGTCCAAATATCTTCCAGCGTAACCGGTGATGAAATGCCGTCAATCGCTTTACTCATCCTTTGATAAATCTCGTACAATTCCCCAGCGCTGAGCTCCATACTTTCGGTACGTTGTCGTTGGGCGACCAATCGTTCCCTGGCTCTGGCCTCCAATTCTTCCGGTGTCAAAATACCTTCAGCCAGTTGGCGAAAATCTTCCGGTTCTACAGGAAGCAGGGATATTTGCTGGGTTCCGACAATGAGACTAGCTTCTGAGAGCCTTTTCAGCAGTCTATTGTAGACAATTTCTTCCGCTACCAGGTAAATCCATTCTTACCGTCTTAACCAGCCAATCTAGGTATATTGTTTGTTCTTCGCTAAACGCTGAAGATTTCCTTTACATGCCTTATGAGGCGGGTGTACTAAACGCACAAAAAACGCGTACAGCTAAACTGGGAACAAGCCATTTTCCACGAACACCAACTACATGTTACGAAATAACCCGTAAACAACGGCATTTATAGCTCTTTACGGCGATTAATATATGAAGGAGTTTCCTATTTTTTGTAGAAAATTGTAATCCATCTAATACCTCAAATGGAAAAAGAATAAACAAAGGAGGTTATCCCAATGGAACACGAAAAGCAATGCTTTTCACCTATAACAGATGAAAGGTCATGTTTCTCAGTGTATTGCAACTCCTTAAGTGTAGGGTTCAGCCTCTATGACTTTGAAATAATTCTTAGGGAAAAATTCAACAACAACGAAAAACAGCTAGGAATAATAAAAATGAGTCCTCAGCATGCAAAAGTCTTCGCCCAAATCTTAAATGATAACATAGCTGTGTACGAAAACATTTTTGGTCCCATACCTGAACCGAAAGAAGAGAAGCTGCGGGAAGCTCAAGAGAAAGGAGAAATCAACATTGGCTAACCTTAAAGGTGAAGAATAAGATGAACATTGGCAACAAACCCGAAATCATCTTTAGCACTACTGATCCGTTAGGTCGAACAGTTCAGCTAAAAGCCACCACATGGTATAATCATATTACCGGAGGGCATCATAAACGTATAGAATTGGTTGGTCAGGAAAATACTGTTAAAGAAGTAATAGAAGACCCCGCATTCATATTGCCAAACAACCCTGAGGATGTCTCAGATACGCGCCAGAAATACGTAGATTTAGTTACTCTTCCTCATCTTAAAAGACTTACATATCTCGTTGTGGTCGTAGATTATAATACAACTGATGGTAGCGGTGATGTCGTAACTGTCATCCCCAAAAAGAAAATTCAGGAATCAGTAGAAGGAGGGATAATCTATGTTCGCGCAAAAATTGGCAAGAGTGGAAGGGATCGAGTTTAGTTATGATTATTTGCATGATGTTCTTTACATCTACTTTGGCGAACCTAGGCCTTCCTTCTCTGAAGAAATAGCTCCTGGTTTTTTCATCAGCCTCTCCGAGGATGATGAGACACTCACAGGAATTATAATTATTGACTACAAAAAGAGAGATAAAGATTTCCTAGCTGCCAAAGCACCGATTAGTATTGACTTCGACAGAATTAATGCTATGCTTCATTAGGCCACCAAGTCGGCAGCCGTGTTTTCCGGCCTGGCTGTTGACATCCGAAAGCATTTGACTCTCTGGCGCTAAAATGATACCGGTGAGTCTGTGCACGTGAAGTCAAACGAATTGAGAATTT is a window from the Clostridia bacterium genome containing:
- a CDS encoding DUF3467 domain-containing protein — translated: MEHEKQCFSPITDERSCFSVYCNSLSVGFSLYDFEIILREKFNNNEKQLGIIKMSPQHAKVFAQILNDNIAVYENIFGPIPEPKEEKLREAQEKGEINIG
- a CDS encoding DUF2283 domain-containing protein, translating into MFAQKLARVEGIEFSYDYLHDVLYIYFGEPRPSFSEEIAPGFFISLSEDDETLTGIIIIDYKKRDKDFLAAKAPISIDFDRINAMLH